One window from the genome of Tachysurus vachellii isolate PV-2020 chromosome 5, HZAU_Pvac_v1, whole genome shotgun sequence encodes:
- the klhl38b gene encoding kelch-like protein 38 has product MSFASTIADTKAHRMCYTLAKTSLDGTIMEVLHYNDKELLSTFPLLLNNLRKEQILTDVVLCSDGNEIPCHRNVLVSSSPYFHAMFCSNFCERQQTRVEMQGIPYNTLNSIVDYVYTGAISITMESVLPLMQAAAMLHYERLFEACSAFLQAQLRPDNCLSMSRLSEILHCTSLQQKAREMAVKSFSDVVASEDFCELSLKELVSYLEDDQLCAEEEKVFEILLAWIHHDPFARQGAIHDLFRQVRLRHIHPSYLFQFIASDPLVQSSSLCTEIIDSVRRLLFSVGSHCSSDLQPLWSAPRRHACKEALVVVGGRKNNERTSREALLFDEQTECWQWLAKFPVRLYRASYVCMHSILYVLGGLTMTTGGGGVPTATVYTLSLKMNQWRVAEPMLVPRFGHQSISYLQFIFVLGGITGDRQISNGMERYNTMFNLWESMAPMPVAVQQPAVAAHNQRIYVFGGEDAMQNPVRMIQVYHIGRNIWCKMENRMVKNVSAPASAIDGKIYIIGGYTRRMLAYDIKANRFIKCKNMNERRMHHSATVIDNKVCVTGGRYINSQNDVQDSDSFDCYDPETDTWTSKRPLPFKLFDHGSVPMVCISHKTFPTCV; this is encoded by the exons ATGAGCTTTGCTTCGACTATAGCCGATACGAAAGCCCACAGGATGTGTTACACACTGGCTAAAACCAG TCTAGATGGCACGATAATGGAGGTCCTACACTATAATGACAAAGAGCTGTTGTCCACCTTTCCCTTGCTGCTGAACAACTTGAGGAAGGAGCAGATCCTCACAGATGTTGTCCTTTGTTCTGATGGCAACGAGATCCCCTGCCACCGCAATGTCCTGGTGTCCAGCAGCCCCTACTTCCATGCTATGTTCTGCAGCAACTTTTGTGAGAGACAGCAGACTCGGGTAGAAATGCAGGGAATTCCCTACAATACCCTGAACAGCATTGTGGACTATGTTTACACAGGAGCTATTAGTATTACCATGGAGTCTGTTCTCCCGCTAATGCAAGCTGCTGCGATGCTACATTATGAACGGCTTTTCGAAGCCTGCTCAGCCTTCTTGCAAGCCCAGCTCAGGCCAGATAACTGCTTGAGCATGAGCCGCCTTTCAGAGATTCTGCACTGCACCAGTTTGCAGCAGAAAGCTCGAGAAATGGCTGTGAAAAGCTTCTCTGATGTTGTGGCTTCTGAGGACTTCTGTGAACTGTCCCTGAAAGAGTTGGTTAGTTACTTAGAAGATGACCAACTGTGTGCAGAGGAAGAGAAGGTGTTTGAAATCCTTCTTGCTTGGATCCATCATGACCCATTTGCCCGCCAAGGTGCTATTCATGACCTTTTCCGTCAGGTAAGGCTACGACACATCCATCCCTCCTACCTCTTCCAGTTCATCGCCAGTGACCCATTAGTGCAGTCATCCTCCCTTTGTACTGAGATCATCGACTCAGTCAGACGTCTCCTCTTTTCTGTTGGGTCCCACTGTTCAAGCGATCTGCAACCACTGTGGTCTGCTCCACGGCGTCATGCCTGTAAAGAAGCTCTAGTGGTTGTAGGTGGGCGTAAAAACAATGAGCGTACATCTCGTGAGGCACTGCTATTCGATGAACAGACAGAGTGCTGGCAATGGCTGGCTAAGTTTCCTGTACGACTCTACCGTGCCTCTTATGTCTGCATGCACAGCATCCTTTATGTTCTAGGAGGTCTCACTATGACtacaggaggaggaggtgtACCTACTGCCACAGTTTACACTCTCTCCTTAAAAATGAATCAGTGGAGGGTTGCAGAGCCCATGCTGGTACCTCGATTTGGCCATCAGAGCATCTCCTATCTCCAGTTCATCTTTGTTTTAGGTGGCATTACAGGTGACAGACAAATCTCCAATGGCATGGAGAGATACAATACCATGTTCAACCTTTGGGAGTCCATGGCTCCAATGCCAGTAGCAGTTCAGCAGCCTGCTGTAGCAGCACACAACCAGAGAATCTACGTATTTGGTGGGGAAGACGCCATGCAAAATCCAGTACGAATGATTCAG GTGTACCACATTGGAAGAAATATCTGGTGTAAAATGGAAAACAGAATGGTGAAGAATGTTTCTGCCCCTGCTTCAGCTATTGATGGCAAAATCTACATTATTGGAG GCTATACAAGAAGAATGCTGGCATATGACATTAAAgcaaacagatttattaaatgtaagaaTATGAATGAAAGAAGAATGCATCACTCAGCCACCGTTATCGACAACAAAGTCTGTGTTACTGGGGGCCGATACATTAACAGCCAAAATGATGTTCAGGATTCAGACAGCTTCGATTGCTACGACCCTGAGACAGACACCTGGACATCAAAAAGACCTTTGCCATTTAAACTCTTTGACCACGGCTCAGTTCCGATGGTGTGTATCTCACACAAGACTTTTCCgacatgtgtgtga